One Chordicoccus furentiruminis DNA window includes the following coding sequences:
- a CDS encoding HipA domain-containing protein produces the protein MEQIIHIPQDLTHLSWSKIRGSSGTAGSFLKAQETTPEGKTYYKLSDYDSFHGVTGHESVNEIIADRLLTILDIPHLSYQLIHADIIVDEKPIRTWLCASRNFRQRGEKKDALDNYYDSHKLSSESPLEFCVRYGWAEYIYQMLVVDYLILNRDRHGANMEVLTNRYRKTIRLAPLFDHGVSLFCRCRSIEELEKEDVMADKPVQCFVGSRSAWDNLRLVPRDQFPRLSPLKESDRAYLLDGLDEALDQHWLDRSWEMIWRRWQAYENLRNQG, from the coding sequence ATGGAACAGATTATCCATATTCCACAGGATCTGACGCACCTCAGCTGGTCTAAAATTCGCGGATCATCCGGAACAGCTGGTTCTTTTCTGAAAGCTCAGGAGACTACTCCGGAAGGTAAAACCTACTATAAACTTTCGGATTATGACTCCTTCCATGGTGTCACGGGTCATGAATCTGTCAACGAAATCATTGCAGATCGCCTGCTTACTATACTTGACATTCCTCATCTCTCTTACCAGCTGATCCATGCGGATATTATCGTAGATGAGAAGCCGATTCGCACCTGGCTGTGTGCTTCCCGGAATTTCCGTCAGCGCGGAGAAAAGAAAGACGCTCTTGACAACTATTATGACAGTCATAAGCTTTCCAGTGAATCACCACTGGAATTCTGCGTTCGGTACGGCTGGGCAGAATACATTTACCAGATGCTCGTTGTCGATTACCTGATTCTGAACCGGGACCGGCATGGCGCAAACATGGAGGTACTGACCAATCGGTATCGGAAAACCATAAGGCTGGCTCCTCTCTTCGATCACGGCGTTTCCCTCTTCTGCCGCTGCCGCAGCATCGAAGAATTGGAAAAGGAGGATGTTATGGCGGATAAACCAGTTCAGTGTTTTGTGGGTTCCCGTTCCGCTTGGGACAACCTCCGGCTCGTCCCGCGTGATCAATTCCCGCGTTTATCTCCGTTAAAGGAAAGTGACCGGGCCTACCTGCTGGACGGGTTGGACGAAGCCCTGGATCAGCATTGGCTTGACCGCAGCTGGGAAATGATTTGGAGGAGGTGGCAAGCATATGAGAATCTTCGCAATCAAGGATGA
- a CDS encoding DUF2442 domain-containing protein, protein MRIFAIKDETMPQDTILGYLIYHETSKAFFIELPDGADSWDMPLLLSSFADRGEYSIDSNWSRRFVQQRIIPQDRQNIGQILRDNGLKEYDEFSLLMLTMGRCEQDDCYLEEIPSDPLPELLARRWKTKVEEVVPLECPRLLVFFANGTAKVIDSQELSSPTIAPYLASQERFNTVEVQPDGFGVYWNNQAMLSHRELYTHGVTIPLTLEALHHYVQNRVVSASEACRILDCSRQNIDDLMRRDKLHPIRTDAKYKLFSKAEVIQRRKD, encoded by the coding sequence ATGAGAATCTTCGCAATCAAGGATGAGACCATGCCGCAGGATACGATCCTCGGATATCTCATTTACCACGAAACCTCCAAAGCCTTCTTTATTGAGCTTCCAGACGGCGCTGACAGCTGGGACATGCCGCTCCTTCTCTCTTCCTTTGCGGATCGCGGAGAGTACAGCATCGACAGCAACTGGAGCCGCCGTTTTGTGCAGCAGCGTATCATTCCACAGGATCGCCAGAACATTGGGCAGATTCTGCGGGATAACGGGCTGAAAGAATACGATGAGTTCTCCCTTCTGATGCTCACTATGGGTCGCTGCGAACAGGATGACTGCTATCTGGAAGAAATCCCATCCGATCCCCTCCCTGAACTGCTCGCCCGCCGCTGGAAAACCAAAGTGGAAGAGGTCGTTCCTTTAGAATGCCCCCGTCTGCTGGTTTTCTTCGCGAACGGAACAGCAAAGGTCATCGATTCTCAGGAACTATCGTCTCCAACAATTGCCCCTTATCTGGCCAGTCAGGAACGCTTCAACACCGTAGAGGTGCAGCCCGATGGTTTCGGTGTTTACTGGAATAATCAGGCAATGCTATCCCACCGGGAGCTGTATACACACGGAGTGACGATTCCCCTGACACTGGAAGCCTTGCATCATTATGTACAGAATCGCGTTGTCAGCGCATCGGAAGCATGCAGGATCCTCGATTGTTCCCGACAGAATATCGATGACCTGATGCGCCGAGATAAGCTGCATCCAATCCGTACCGATGCTAAATACAAGCTGTTCTCCAAAGCGGAAGTAATACAGCGCCGAAAAGACTGA